Sequence from the Desulfobulbaceae bacterium genome:
TAATTCTGGGAGGACGTCTTGGCTATGTTTTGTTTTATAATTTTAGCTACTACCTCGAACATCCCTCCGAGATCCTGGCCACCTGGCAGGGAGGAATGTCCTTTCATGGGGCAATGATCGGCACCATCGTAGGCGGGATATGGTTCTGCCGAAGCCGAGGACTCAGCTTCTGGCGGTCGGCGGATATTTATGTGGTCACCATCCCCATCGGACTAGGATTAGGCCGGATCGGCAATTTCATCAACGGTGAACTGTTTGGCAGGGAGACCACTATGCCCTGGGCGATGATCTTCCCTGAAGGCGGTCCATACCCCCGTCATCCTTCCCAGATATACGAGTGCCTGTTGGAAGGGGTAATACTTTTCATTATCCTGTGGAAGGCCAAGGACCGGCCTCACGCCAACGGCCAGATGCTCAGTCTTTTTCTCATCATCTATGGCCTGTTCCGAATTTTAGTCGAGCGTTTCAGGGAACCCGATCCCCATATCGGGTTTATTGGGGCTCTAACCATGGGCCAGATTCTAAGTGTCGGCATGGTTGCTCTGGGATTAATAATTTTCATCATCAGACAGAATGGGAAA
This genomic interval carries:
- a CDS encoding prolipoprotein diacylglyceryl transferase, coding for MLPFPQIDPAIISLGPVQIRWYGLMYVLGFMATYWLVQRQIQQRRDTELARHFENLNFTLMLSLILGGRLGYVLFYNFSYYLEHPSEILATWQGGMSFHGAMIGTIVGGIWFCRSRGLSFWRSADIYVVTIPIGLGLGRIGNFINGELFGRETTMPWAMIFPEGGPYPRHPSQIYECLLEGVILFIILWKAKDRPHANGQMLSLFLIIYGLFRILVERFREPDPHIGFIGALTMGQILSVGMVALGLIIFIIRQNGKDSDLI